A single window of Oerskovia paurometabola DNA harbors:
- a CDS encoding nicotinate phosphoribosyltransferase, whose translation MSPADHPGTDAPAARTAPFAPYAPSPQTSLLTDRYELTMLQAALADGTADRHCLFEVFTRRLPAGRRYGVLAGTGRVLESLATFRFTDLELAWLQEARVVDDRTLDYLAGYRFTGSVTGYAEGDVFFPQSPVMVVEGTFAEAVLLETLVLSILNYDSAVASAASRMTSAAVDRPCLEMGSRRASELAAVAAARAAAVAGFAGTSNLEAGRRYGIETIGTAAHAFTLLHDDEQSAFAAQVASLGVGTTLLVDTYDVRRGVENAIAAAGTGLGAVRLDSGDLGIQAVEVRKQLDGLGATGTRITVTSDLDEYAIAALAAAPVDAYGVGTSLVTGSGAPTCGMVYKLVARSDAEGVLQSVAKASTLKTSTGGRKAAARQYGEDGRALAEVLVTGPDDVVAAWEPGDDEDLRPLHVPLVVDGAVDSRWIGAYGVHNAARRHAEARAELPRGARRLSAGDPALPTVTRTLD comes from the coding sequence ATGAGCCCCGCAGACCACCCGGGCACGGACGCCCCGGCCGCCCGGACCGCCCCGTTCGCACCGTACGCCCCCTCCCCGCAGACCTCGCTCCTCACGGATCGCTACGAGCTCACCATGCTCCAGGCCGCGCTCGCCGACGGCACCGCCGACCGGCACTGCCTGTTCGAGGTCTTCACGCGCCGCCTGCCCGCAGGTCGGCGCTACGGCGTGCTCGCCGGCACCGGCCGCGTCCTGGAGTCGCTCGCGACGTTCCGCTTCACGGACCTCGAGCTCGCCTGGCTCCAGGAGGCGCGCGTCGTCGACGACCGCACGCTCGACTACCTCGCGGGCTACCGGTTCACCGGCTCCGTCACCGGGTACGCCGAGGGTGACGTGTTCTTCCCGCAGTCCCCCGTGATGGTCGTCGAGGGCACGTTCGCCGAGGCCGTGCTGCTCGAGACCCTCGTCCTGTCGATCCTCAACTACGACTCCGCGGTCGCGTCGGCCGCCTCACGCATGACGAGCGCCGCCGTCGACCGCCCCTGCCTCGAGATGGGCTCACGCCGCGCGAGCGAGCTGGCCGCGGTCGCCGCCGCCCGCGCGGCCGCGGTCGCGGGATTCGCCGGGACGTCGAACCTCGAGGCGGGGCGGCGGTACGGGATCGAGACGATCGGCACGGCCGCGCACGCGTTCACGCTCCTGCACGACGACGAGCAGTCGGCGTTCGCCGCCCAGGTCGCCTCGCTCGGGGTCGGCACGACCCTGCTCGTCGACACCTACGACGTCCGCCGGGGCGTCGAGAACGCGATCGCCGCCGCGGGCACGGGGCTCGGCGCGGTCCGTCTCGACTCGGGCGACCTCGGCATCCAGGCCGTCGAGGTGCGCAAGCAGCTCGACGGCCTCGGCGCGACCGGGACCCGCATCACGGTCACGTCCGACCTCGACGAGTACGCGATCGCCGCCCTGGCCGCAGCCCCCGTCGACGCCTACGGCGTGGGCACCTCGCTCGTGACCGGCTCGGGCGCCCCGACCTGCGGCATGGTCTACAAGCTCGTCGCGCGCTCCGACGCGGAGGGCGTCCTGCAGTCGGTCGCCAAGGCCTCGACGCTCAAGACCAGCACCGGAGGGCGCAAGGCTGCGGCACGCCAGTACGGCGAGGACGGCAGGGCCCTCGCCGAGGTCCTCGTCACCGGGCCCGACGACGTCGTGGCAGCCTGGGAGCCGGGCGACGACGAGGACCTGCGACCCCTGCACGTTCCCCTCGTGGTCGACGGCGCCGTCGACTCGCGCTGGATCGGCGCCTACGGGGTCCACAACGCGGCGCGACGGCACGCCGAAGCACGGGCCGAGCTGCCCCGCGGCGCACGCCGCCTGTCCGCGGGCGACCCCGCGCTGCCGACCGTGACACGCACGCTCGACTGA
- a CDS encoding DEAD/DEAH box helicase, whose amino-acid sequence MSPAFPRRAPWGTASKLRAWQAEALELYRTRAPRDFLAVATPGAGKTTFALRVATELLEQGVVRRVTVVAPTEHLKHQWADAAARVGVRIDPNFRNSQGRHGSSYDGVALTYAQVAAKPALHTARTEAERTLVILDEVHHGGDALSWGEAVRDAFEPATRRLALTGTPFRSDTAAIPFVTYERGADGIRRSAADYTYGYGDALRDHVVRPVIFLSYSGQMRWRTKSGDEVSARLGEALTKDMTGQAWRTALDPDGEWIPSVLAAADKRLTEVRRAIPDAGGLVIATDQTDARAYAGHLARITGRSPTVVLSDDDGASGRIDEFSDGDGRWMVAVRMVSEGVDVPRLAVGVYATSTATPLFFAQAVGRFVRARRRGETASVFLPSVPHLLALANGLELERDHALDRPLTAEEQGDMYNPEDALMAAANREDKASDDLADGMQGSFQALEAQASFDRVLFDGGEFGTEADVGSDEEQDFLGLPGLLDADQVTSLLRQRQADQMSARSKKSRAAEVERSELDHRRAAELRKELSQLVGAWARRSGQPHGTVHTELRRRCGGPEVPLATVAQLDARVAVLRGWFVGKK is encoded by the coding sequence CTGTCGCCGGCCTTTCCTCGTCGCGCCCCGTGGGGCACGGCGTCCAAGCTGCGCGCCTGGCAGGCCGAGGCGCTCGAGCTCTACCGGACCCGTGCGCCGCGTGACTTCCTCGCGGTCGCTACCCCGGGCGCGGGCAAGACGACGTTCGCGCTCCGTGTCGCGACCGAGCTCCTGGAGCAGGGGGTCGTCCGCCGGGTGACCGTCGTCGCGCCCACCGAGCACCTCAAGCACCAGTGGGCGGACGCAGCGGCCCGCGTGGGTGTGCGCATCGACCCGAACTTCCGCAACAGCCAGGGACGCCACGGTTCCAGCTACGACGGTGTCGCGCTCACGTACGCCCAGGTTGCGGCGAAGCCCGCGCTGCACACTGCGCGGACCGAGGCCGAGCGGACCCTGGTCATCCTCGACGAGGTCCATCACGGTGGCGACGCCCTGTCGTGGGGCGAGGCCGTCCGGGACGCGTTCGAGCCCGCGACCCGGCGCCTCGCCCTGACGGGCACCCCGTTCCGGTCGGACACCGCGGCGATCCCGTTCGTGACGTACGAGCGGGGCGCCGACGGCATCCGTCGGTCGGCCGCGGACTACACCTACGGCTACGGCGACGCGCTGCGCGACCACGTCGTGCGCCCGGTGATCTTCCTGTCGTACTCGGGACAGATGCGCTGGCGCACCAAGTCGGGCGACGAGGTCAGCGCACGTCTCGGGGAGGCGCTCACCAAGGACATGACGGGCCAGGCCTGGCGCACGGCGCTCGACCCGGACGGCGAGTGGATCCCGTCGGTGCTCGCAGCGGCCGACAAGCGTCTGACCGAGGTCCGTCGGGCGATCCCCGACGCGGGCGGCCTGGTCATCGCGACCGACCAGACCGACGCGCGGGCCTATGCGGGTCATCTGGCGCGCATCACGGGCAGGTCGCCGACGGTGGTCCTGTCGGACGACGACGGCGCGAGCGGTCGCATCGACGAGTTCTCGGACGGTGACGGTCGGTGGATGGTCGCGGTCAGGATGGTCTCCGAGGGTGTCGACGTGCCGCGGCTCGCCGTGGGCGTCTACGCGACGTCGACCGCGACCCCGTTGTTCTTCGCGCAGGCCGTGGGACGTTTCGTCCGTGCTCGCAGGCGCGGCGAGACGGCATCGGTCTTCCTGCCCAGCGTGCCGCACCTGCTCGCGCTCGCGAACGGCCTGGAGCTCGAGCGCGACCATGCGCTCGACCGGCCGCTCACGGCCGAGGAGCAGGGGGACATGTACAACCCGGAGGACGCGCTCATGGCGGCCGCCAACCGGGAGGACAAGGCGTCCGACGATCTCGCGGACGGCATGCAGGGCTCCTTCCAGGCGCTCGAGGCGCAGGCGTCGTTCGACCGCGTGCTCTTCGACGGGGGCGAGTTCGGCACCGAGGCGGACGTCGGTTCTGACGAGGAGCAGGACTTCCTCGGTCTGCCGGGGCTGCTCGACGCGGACCAGGTCACGAGCCTGCTGCGCCAGCGTCAGGCCGACCAGATGTCCGCCAGGTCCAAGAAGTCGCGGGCGGCCGAGGTCGAGCGCAGCGAGCTCGACCACCGTCGTGCCGCGGAGCTGCGCAAGGAGCTGTCGCAGCTCGTCGGTGCCTGGGCGCGCCGCAGCGGGCAGCCTCACGGCACGGTGCACACCGAGCTGCGCCGCCGCTGCGGTGGGCCCGAGGTGCCGTTGGCGACGGTCGCCCAGCTCGACGCGCGGGTCGCGGTGCTCCGAGGATGGTTCGTCGGCAAGAAGTAG
- a CDS encoding DUF3039 domain-containing protein: MIEPLTLPTNGPAAGSPSGPEPIVPDSDPSSGTSTSVLERTETTAEVEPGDHERFAHYVRKEKIMQSALSGKPVIALCGKVWVPGRDPNKFPVCPTCKEIYDGLRAPQDGEGDSGK; this comes from the coding sequence ATGATCGAACCCTTGACCCTCCCCACCAACGGACCTGCGGCAGGCAGCCCGTCCGGACCGGAACCGATCGTCCCGGACAGCGACCCGAGCAGCGGTACGTCGACGAGCGTCCTCGAGCGCACGGAGACCACGGCGGAGGTCGAGCCCGGGGACCACGAGCGTTTCGCGCACTACGTGCGCAAGGAGAAGATCATGCAGTCGGCGTTGTCCGGCAAGCCGGTGATCGCGCTGTGCGGGAAGGTCTGGGTGCCGGGCCGTGACCCCAACAAGTTCCCCGTGTGCCCCACGTGCAAGGAGATCTACGACGGCCTTCGCGCCCCGCAGGACGGCGAGGGTGATTCCGGCAAGTGA
- the nagB gene encoding glucosamine-6-phosphate deaminase: MEVVIAPADQLAVLAAEAIDKLVRAKPDSVIGLATGSSPLKVYDELVRRHTQEGLSFAQAKAFMLDEYVGIAEDHPERYRNVIEKEIASRVDFAPDAVQGPDGNAEDLVAACADYERKIVDAGGVDLQILGIGTDGHIAFNEPGSSLASRTRIKTLTAQTREDNARFFGDDLAQVPQHCLTQGLATIMSAKHLVLLASGKGKAEAVHQLVEGPVSAMWPATVMQMHPHATVLVDDAAASRLQLGDYYRQTFLSKPEWQGL; the protein is encoded by the coding sequence ATGGAAGTTGTGATTGCGCCCGCCGATCAGCTCGCGGTGCTCGCCGCCGAGGCGATCGACAAGCTGGTTCGTGCCAAGCCGGACTCGGTGATCGGTCTCGCGACCGGTTCGAGCCCGCTCAAGGTGTACGACGAGCTCGTCCGTCGTCACACGCAGGAGGGGCTCTCGTTCGCCCAGGCGAAGGCCTTCATGCTCGACGAGTACGTCGGGATCGCGGAGGACCACCCGGAGCGCTACCGCAACGTCATCGAGAAGGAGATCGCCTCGCGCGTCGACTTCGCCCCGGACGCCGTGCAGGGACCCGACGGGAACGCCGAGGACCTCGTCGCGGCGTGCGCCGACTACGAGCGCAAGATCGTCGATGCCGGCGGCGTCGACCTGCAGATCCTCGGGATCGGCACGGACGGGCACATCGCGTTCAACGAGCCGGGTTCGTCGCTCGCCTCGCGGACGCGTATCAAGACGCTCACCGCGCAGACCCGTGAGGACAACGCGCGCTTCTTCGGCGACGACCTCGCGCAGGTGCCGCAGCACTGCCTCACCCAGGGCCTGGCGACCATCATGTCGGCCAAGCACCTCGTGCTCCTCGCGTCGGGCAAGGGCAAGGCGGAAGCCGTCCACCAGCTCGTCGAGGGCCCGGTCTCCGCGATGTGGCCCGCCACGGTCATGCAGATGCACCCCCACGCGACCGTCCTGGTGGACGATGCCGCAGCCTCGCGTCTGCAGCTCGGCGACTACTACCGCCAGACGTTCCTCTCGAAGCCGGAGTGGCAGGGTCTCTGA
- a CDS encoding ROK family protein, whose translation MSEVRTAASSLGEAAALPGGHSVGLDVGGTKVLGVLLGPDGSIEGSVKLPTVRGPQGVVSSAARAVRSLTDAAGLEPAALAGLGLGVPGLVDPQSGSVMHAVNLGIEGEPFALAHELSAIFGGIPVDVDNDLNVAALGASHAMGADGQDLAFLALGTGLAAGIVLGGRLRRGVSGAAGEIGHIPINPEGPLCACGQRGCVETYASGTALSARWPSQFGRPAPLELFEAAAAGNPEALRIKGEFAAAVASAVRILELTVDVRHVVLGGGVTGLGQPLLDAVRGALVAQASTSPFLSSLELEKRVSLAPSDVPVAAVGAAIAGRRKVS comes from the coding sequence GTGAGCGAGGTGAGAACGGCTGCCTCGTCGCTCGGCGAGGCAGCCGCCCTGCCCGGCGGCCACTCGGTCGGCCTGGACGTCGGAGGAACGAAGGTCCTCGGCGTCCTGCTCGGACCGGACGGCTCGATCGAGGGGTCGGTCAAGCTGCCGACCGTTCGAGGCCCGCAGGGTGTGGTCTCCAGTGCTGCTCGGGCCGTCCGGTCCCTGACGGACGCGGCAGGCCTCGAGCCTGCCGCGCTCGCGGGACTCGGCCTCGGTGTCCCCGGGCTCGTCGACCCGCAGAGCGGGTCCGTGATGCACGCGGTGAACCTGGGGATCGAGGGTGAGCCGTTCGCGCTCGCCCACGAGCTGTCGGCGATCTTCGGGGGGATCCCTGTGGACGTCGACAACGACCTGAACGTCGCGGCGCTCGGCGCCTCGCACGCGATGGGCGCCGACGGTCAGGACCTGGCCTTCCTCGCCCTCGGTACGGGGCTCGCGGCCGGCATCGTGCTCGGAGGTCGGCTCCGTCGTGGTGTGAGCGGGGCGGCCGGTGAGATCGGCCACATCCCGATCAACCCCGAGGGGCCGTTGTGCGCGTGCGGGCAGCGCGGTTGCGTCGAGACCTACGCCTCGGGCACGGCGCTCAGCGCTCGATGGCCCTCGCAGTTCGGCCGTCCGGCGCCGCTCGAGCTCTTCGAGGCGGCCGCGGCCGGGAACCCCGAAGCGCTCAGGATCAAGGGCGAGTTCGCTGCCGCTGTGGCGAGTGCTGTCCGTATCCTCGAGCTGACGGTCGACGTCCGGCACGTCGTCCTCGGAGGTGGAGTGACCGGTCTCGGTCAGCCTCTCCTCGACGCCGTGCGGGGGGCCCTGGTCGCCCAGGCGAGCACGTCGCCGTTCTTGTCCTCGCTGGAGCTGGAGAAGCGTGTCTCCTTGGCGCCCAGCGATGTGCCCGTTGCCGCGGTGGGAGCAGCCATCGCCGGCCGTAGGAAGGTGTCCTGA
- a CDS encoding carbohydrate ABC transporter permease, producing the protein MSTLNPTVAGTAKVAPLSAGRGPRKTREGQRKKVSNAIYSVIAVVVFLCSIFPVYWMVNSSFLPTNLIRNKDLTFFPGSNFTLNNYQDAIFNQERAPFLPALGNSILVTFFVLIVSMILAFMASLAVTRFNFKGRKAFIIAILAVQMIPGEAMMISIFRIIDGWQLLNTIIGLGIVYLSGVLPFTIWTLRGFVAGVPAELEEAAMIDGCSRSKAFWRITFPLLAPGLVATGVFAFIQAWNEFVMALIIMTRPESMTLPLWLRTFQQATQATNWGGLMAGSVLIAIPVVVFFLIVQGRMTGGLVSGAVKG; encoded by the coding sequence GTGAGCACCCTCAACCCCACCGTCGCCGGGACGGCGAAGGTGGCACCCCTGTCGGCGGGGCGCGGACCGCGCAAGACCCGCGAGGGACAGCGCAAGAAGGTCTCGAACGCGATCTACAGCGTGATCGCCGTGGTCGTCTTCCTCTGCTCCATCTTCCCTGTCTACTGGATGGTCAACTCGTCGTTCCTCCCGACGAACCTCATCCGCAACAAGGACCTGACGTTCTTCCCGGGGTCCAACTTCACGCTCAACAACTATCAGGACGCGATCTTCAACCAGGAGCGCGCGCCCTTCCTGCCCGCGCTGGGCAACTCGATCCTGGTCACGTTCTTCGTCCTGATCGTGTCGATGATCCTCGCGTTCATGGCGTCGCTCGCCGTGACCCGGTTCAACTTCAAGGGTCGCAAGGCGTTCATCATCGCGATCCTTGCGGTGCAGATGATCCCGGGCGAGGCCATGATGATCTCGATCTTCCGGATCATCGACGGCTGGCAGCTCCTCAACACGATCATCGGCCTCGGCATCGTCTACCTGTCGGGTGTGCTGCCCTTCACGATCTGGACCCTTCGTGGGTTCGTGGCAGGCGTCCCGGCAGAGCTCGAGGAGGCCGCCATGATCGACGGCTGCTCGCGGTCCAAGGCGTTCTGGCGGATCACCTTCCCGCTGCTCGCCCCTGGTCTCGTGGCGACCGGTGTCTTCGCGTTCATCCAGGCCTGGAACGAGTTCGTGATGGCGCTGATCATCATGACGCGTCCCGAGTCGATGACGCTCCCGCTCTGGCTGCGGACGTTCCAGCAGGCGACCCAGGCGACGAACTGGGGCGGGCTGATGGCCGGTTCGGTGCTCATCGCGATCCCCGTGGTCGTCTTCTTCCTGATCGTCCAGGGACGCATGACCGGTGGCCTCGTCTCGGGTGCGGTGAAGGGCTGA
- a CDS encoding carbohydrate ABC transporter permease has translation MSSSTLESSPAVELKDTLKPPKKRSPKLPWLLLAPSLLVLGIMVGYPLINLFIMSFQKYERAQLMGVPAEWVGLENYTDTLTDPMFWTVLARSFAFMVVCVFLTMAIGILLALLMMRLNKFFRLLVSVGLLLAWAMPALAAVIVWGWIFDTQYGVVNNILTKITGDNWMGHSWLINPWMFFLVATLVIVWQSVPFVAFTMYAGLTQVPGEVLEAASLDGATPAQRFRLIMVPYVRSIIVVLIILSIIWDLRVFTQIFALQGIGGIAEKTNTIGVYIYQMGMAQGHYGAASAIAVILVFIMMGISYYYVRQTVKEEEL, from the coding sequence ATGAGCTCATCCACCCTCGAGTCGTCCCCAGCGGTCGAGCTGAAGGACACTCTCAAGCCCCCGAAGAAGCGCTCGCCCAAGCTGCCGTGGCTGTTGCTCGCCCCCAGCCTGCTGGTGCTCGGCATCATGGTCGGCTACCCGCTGATCAACCTCTTCATCATGTCGTTCCAGAAGTACGAGCGCGCCCAGCTGATGGGCGTGCCTGCTGAGTGGGTCGGCCTCGAGAACTACACGGACACGCTGACCGACCCGATGTTCTGGACGGTCCTCGCGCGCAGCTTCGCCTTCATGGTCGTGTGCGTGTTCCTCACCATGGCGATCGGGATCCTCCTCGCCCTGCTGATGATGCGTCTCAACAAGTTCTTCCGGCTGCTCGTCTCGGTCGGCCTGCTGCTCGCCTGGGCGATGCCCGCCCTCGCGGCCGTCATCGTGTGGGGGTGGATCTTCGACACCCAGTACGGCGTCGTGAACAACATCCTCACGAAGATCACCGGGGACAACTGGATGGGTCACTCGTGGCTCATCAACCCGTGGATGTTCTTCCTCGTCGCCACGCTCGTCATCGTCTGGCAGAGCGTCCCGTTCGTCGCGTTCACGATGTACGCCGGCCTCACCCAGGTCCCCGGCGAGGTGCTCGAGGCCGCGTCGCTCGACGGCGCCACCCCGGCTCAGCGCTTCCGCCTCATCATGGTGCCCTACGTGCGCAGCATCATCGTGGTGCTCATCATCCTGTCGATCATCTGGGACCTGCGGGTCTTCACCCAGATCTTCGCGCTGCAGGGCATCGGCGGTATCGCGGAGAAGACCAACACCATCGGCGTGTACATCTACCAGATGGGCATGGCGCAGGGGCACTACGGCGCCGCCAGCGCCATCGCGGTGATCCTGGTGTTCATCATGATGGGGATCTCGTACTACTACGTGCGCCAGACCGTCAAGGAGGAAGAGCTGTGA
- a CDS encoding extracellular solute-binding protein gives MKRNRLVATTVASTITLALALTACGSGDSGSGETASGDAKTGDIRVWLVGATDTPKEAREYLKTTFEAENKGSTLTIEEQSWTGLVDKLTTSLASSDSPDVVEVGNTQAAAFTSSGFFTDLTDQYEELGGDDLLQGFVKAGSYDGKFYAPPYYSGARVVFYSQQVVDQTGTQVPTTLDEYVANGQAMTTDTRSGIYWPGQDWYNALPYVWENGGFIAEQKDGKWEAGFSSEGGIKGLQQVQEVMTTASKAPKDGQETDQQVPFCEGNIGYLSAPTWLQGAIKTPEDDAKAPGCPTTYGSDLHAFALPGATAGEAAKVFAGGSNLAIAAKSKNQELALSALEIMLSDGYQKFLAEKGNIPAKASQAQFLPQDEITLAGAAAAKNSELTPASPKWADVEAKRYLQDAFVQIAEGGDVKAIAEKLDQQIEETLNS, from the coding sequence GTGAAGAGGAACCGCCTCGTCGCCACCACGGTGGCTTCGACGATCACCCTTGCGCTTGCGCTGACCGCTTGCGGCTCCGGCGACTCCGGCTCCGGCGAGACCGCGTCCGGCGACGCGAAGACCGGCGACATCCGCGTCTGGCTCGTCGGCGCGACGGACACGCCGAAGGAAGCGCGCGAGTACCTGAAGACGACGTTCGAGGCCGAGAACAAGGGTTCGACCCTCACCATCGAGGAGCAGTCCTGGACCGGCCTGGTCGACAAGCTCACGACCTCGCTCGCGAGCTCGGACAGCCCTGACGTCGTCGAGGTCGGCAACACGCAGGCCGCTGCCTTCACCTCGTCCGGCTTCTTCACGGACCTGACGGACCAGTACGAGGAGCTCGGCGGCGACGACCTGCTCCAGGGCTTCGTCAAGGCCGGTTCGTACGACGGCAAGTTCTACGCCCCGCCGTACTACTCGGGTGCGCGCGTGGTCTTCTACTCGCAGCAGGTCGTCGACCAGACCGGCACGCAGGTCCCGACGACGCTCGACGAGTACGTCGCGAACGGCCAGGCCATGACGACGGACACGCGCTCGGGCATCTACTGGCCCGGCCAGGACTGGTACAACGCTCTGCCCTACGTCTGGGAGAACGGCGGCTTCATCGCCGAGCAGAAGGACGGTAAGTGGGAGGCCGGCTTCTCGTCCGAGGGCGGCATCAAGGGCCTTCAGCAGGTGCAGGAGGTCATGACGACGGCCTCGAAGGCTCCCAAGGACGGCCAGGAGACCGACCAGCAGGTTCCGTTCTGCGAGGGCAACATCGGCTACCTGTCCGCTCCGACCTGGCTGCAGGGCGCCATCAAGACGCCTGAGGACGACGCCAAGGCGCCCGGCTGCCCCACGACCTACGGTTCGGACCTGCACGCCTTCGCCCTCCCGGGTGCGACGGCCGGCGAGGCCGCCAAGGTCTTCGCGGGTGGTTCGAACCTGGCCATCGCGGCCAAGTCGAAGAACCAGGAGCTCGCGCTGAGCGCGCTCGAGATCATGCTGAGCGACGGCTACCAGAAGTTCCTCGCGGAGAAGGGCAACATCCCCGCGAAGGCATCGCAGGCGCAGTTCCTCCCGCAGGACGAGATCACGCTGGCCGGCGCTGCTGCCGCCAAGAACTCGGAGCTGACCCCGGCCTCCCCGAAGTGGGCTGACGTCGAGGCCAAGCGCTACCTCCAGGACGCGTTCGTCCAGATCGCCGAGGGTGGCGACGTCAAGGCGATCGCCGAGAAGCTCGACCAGCAGATCGAGGAAACCCTCAACAGCTGA
- a CDS encoding ROK family transcriptional regulator has product MTTAVTRSAVTRRGLSTGLRPTSKVLPEHARAHNRSLVLQHLFHEGPTSRADLARATSLTRVTISDLVSVLIAEGLVEELGIRPGQRVGKPAILIGMRTSAYQIVSVDLTDDALMRGAVMSLTGDFVVRQSLPIEGRAGTELVDLLTRFCRGLIAVATRPVLGVGIGSPGVVDSEGRVVEAPNRRWYDVPLAEQLSESLALPVHVANDANIAALGEFTFGGADGTGLMVLTVGEGVGAGIMLDGSRVRGAADAAGELGHVTVVDDGLPCACGRSGCLETILSVPALRRAVDGLDKESSDAVLASVGRLLGIALAPVVSALNLGEILISGPADLLDGPLRDAAIDTINARTMPAINSGLELRMASLDEDVVLAGAAVLILSGQLGVS; this is encoded by the coding sequence ATGACAACGGCAGTCACGCGAAGTGCAGTCACCCGGAGAGGTCTGAGCACAGGTCTCAGGCCCACCTCCAAGGTGCTTCCCGAGCACGCTCGCGCGCACAACCGTTCGCTCGTCCTCCAGCACCTCTTCCACGAGGGCCCGACGTCGCGTGCAGACCTTGCGCGAGCGACCTCGCTGACGAGGGTCACCATCTCGGACCTCGTCTCGGTGCTCATCGCCGAGGGGCTCGTCGAGGAGCTCGGGATCCGTCCGGGGCAGCGGGTGGGCAAGCCGGCCATCCTCATCGGGATGCGCACGAGCGCCTACCAGATCGTCTCCGTCGACCTCACCGACGACGCCCTCATGCGTGGGGCCGTCATGTCCCTGACGGGCGACTTCGTGGTCCGGCAGAGCCTGCCGATCGAAGGTCGTGCCGGCACAGAGCTCGTGGACCTCCTGACGCGCTTCTGCCGGGGGCTCATCGCCGTCGCGACGCGTCCGGTGCTCGGGGTCGGGATCGGGTCGCCGGGTGTCGTCGACAGCGAGGGGCGCGTCGTCGAGGCGCCGAACCGCCGGTGGTACGACGTCCCGCTCGCAGAGCAGCTCAGCGAGAGCCTGGCCCTGCCCGTGCACGTCGCCAACGACGCCAACATCGCGGCCCTCGGTGAGTTCACGTTCGGCGGCGCGGACGGCACGGGCCTCATGGTCCTCACCGTCGGCGAGGGTGTCGGCGCGGGAATCATGCTCGACGGTTCCCGGGTGCGCGGCGCTGCCGACGCGGCGGGCGAGCTGGGCCACGTCACCGTCGTCGACGACGGTCTGCCCTGCGCCTGCGGGCGGTCGGGGTGCCTCGAGACGATCCTCTCTGTGCCGGCTCTGCGCCGCGCGGTGGACGGGCTCGACAAGGAATCTTCCGATGCCGTCCTGGCCTCGGTCGGCAGGCTCCTGGGCATCGCCCTGGCGCCTGTTGTGTCAGCGCTCAACCTCGGCGAGATCCTCATCAGCGGTCCGGCGGACCTGCTCGACGGTCCTCTGCGCGATGCAGCGATCGACACCATCAACGCTCGAACGATGCCGGCCATCAACTCCGGCCTCGAGCTCCGGATGGCTTCTCTCGACGAGGACGTCGTCCTCGCCGGAGCCGCCGTCCTCATCCTGTCCGGCCAGCTGGGCGTCTCGTGA
- a CDS encoding PfkB family carbohydrate kinase has translation MLICCGLTTFDITQVIHEMPGPDQKVVATSQRATFGGPAANAAATAAALGVPVRLVTAIGAGALAEVVRAEVLATGVDLVDVTVGAAGAADAVVRGPAVSTVLVTGGTGERAVVSTNATDRPAASGDAGAVGRAFDGARSVATVGSVSVSAIGEGASGATGSTRRPSDGGRDVLLLDGHHPRLARALAERARELGVLVVLDGGSWKDGTAELVRLCDAVVLSQDFRVPGGQVEHVLEDVAALGPAFVARSRGGEPLEVLDDGRRSELPVPAAGVVVDTLGAGDVLHGAFAAEVSRGRSWEGALREASVVASRSVTFEGARGWIAH, from the coding sequence GTGCTGATCTGCTGCGGGCTCACGACGTTCGACATCACCCAGGTGATCCACGAGATGCCAGGGCCGGACCAGAAGGTCGTCGCGACGTCGCAGCGCGCGACCTTCGGAGGGCCGGCCGCGAACGCGGCCGCGACGGCTGCAGCCCTCGGGGTGCCCGTGCGGCTCGTCACGGCGATCGGCGCAGGGGCTCTCGCCGAGGTCGTGCGCGCCGAGGTGCTCGCCACCGGGGTCGACCTGGTCGACGTGACCGTGGGTGCGGCCGGTGCAGCGGATGCGGTGGTGAGGGGGCCCGCGGTGTCCACCGTCCTGGTGACCGGTGGGACGGGCGAACGTGCGGTCGTGAGCACGAACGCGACGGACCGACCCGCGGCCTCCGGCGACGCGGGCGCGGTGGGTCGTGCGTTCGACGGGGCGCGCTCCGTCGCCACCGTCGGGTCGGTGTCGGTCAGCGCTATCGGCGAGGGGGCGAGCGGCGCGACCGGCTCGACCCGCCGTCCGTCGGACGGCGGGCGTGACGTGCTGCTCCTCGACGGCCATCATCCTCGGCTCGCCCGAGCGCTCGCAGAGCGGGCTCGCGAGCTGGGCGTCCTCGTCGTGCTCGATGGCGGCTCGTGGAAGGACGGCACCGCCGAGCTCGTCCGGCTGTGCGACGCGGTGGTGCTCTCGCAGGACTTCAGGGTGCCCGGAGGTCAGGTCGAGCACGTGCTCGAGGACGTGGCGGCTCTCGGTCCGGCGTTCGTCGCCCGCTCACGCGGCGGCGAGCCGCTCGAGGTGCTCGACGACGGCCGTCGCTCCGAGCTCCCCGTACCGGCGGCGGGGGTCGTCGTGGACACGCTGGGAGCCGGCGACGTCCTGCACGGTGCGTTCGCCGCAGAGGTGTCCCGCGGGCGGTCGTGGGAAGGAGCGCTGCGGGAGGCGTCGGTCGTCGCGAGCCGCTCCGTGACCTTCGAAGGAGCGCGTGGCTGGATCGCGCACTGA